The DNA sequence GCTGTCGACCAGGTCCTTGGCTTCCTTGAGGCCCAGGCCGGAAACGACCTCGCGGACGACCTTGATGACGCCGATCTTCTTCTCGCCAGCCGACTCCAGGATGACGTCGAACTCGCTCTGCTCCTCGCCAGCCTCAGCGGCGGGGGCAGCGCCCGCGACGGCGGCCACGGCGACCGGGGCCGCAGCGGTGACGTCGAAGGTCTCCTCGAACTGCTTCACGAACTCCGACAGCTCCAGCAGGGTCATCTCTTTGAAGACGTCGAGCAGCTCTTCGGTGGAAATTTTGGCCATGATTTCGGTCCTTTCTGATTCCGGTAAGGGAAGTTGGGTTGGGGTTGTGCCTAGTTATTCGGCGGCTTCGGCCGGGGCCTCGGCGGTCTCCGCCGGAGCTTCGGTCTCGGCCGGGGCCGCGGGTGCCGCTGGAGCAGCTTCCGAGGCAGGCTTCTTCTCCTGCAGTGCGGCTGCCAGGCGGGCCATCTGCGACGCCGGGGCGGCGAACAGGCCGGCGGCCTTGGACAGGTTGGCCTTCATGGCGCCAGCCATCTTGGCCAGCAGCACCTCGCGCGACTCCAGGTCGGCGATGCGCTCCACCTCGGCGA is a window from the Mycobacterium sp. SVM_VP21 genome containing:
- the rplL gene encoding 50S ribosomal protein L7/L12, which translates into the protein MAKISTEELLDVFKEMTLLELSEFVKQFEETFDVTAAAPVAVAAVAGAAPAAEAGEEQSEFDVILESAGEKKIGVIKVVREVVSGLGLKEAKDLVDSAPKPLLEKVAKEAAEDAKAKLEAAGATVTVK